DNA sequence from the Candidatus Methylacidiphilales bacterium genome:
CAGTGGAACAATGGAATCCGGCTGCTGCGATATTCATGCAGGAGCGAGAACGTCGGGCTCGTGACCGCATCGGCTGCGCCCAGTCCGGCGGCGAGGCCTTGAATCCAGGTTGTTTTTCCGGCGCCGAGGTCGCCATGCAGCCGGATGACCATGCCGGCCCGGCAGTTTTTTGAAAATTGCCCCGCGTGCCGTTTTGTGTCGTCCGCCGATCGGCTGATGAATGGTTCCTGTGTCACGTTAGCCTGCATGTCTCATGTTTTTTCGGCATCCGGGTTAGGAAGAGGTCGAACCCGGAAAACTTCAATCCTCCGGTGTTGTATTTCCGGGATGGCTTTTCGATGCGGCCGATACAGGTCAGGCGGGCGCGGAAGGGCCATTTTTTTTGCAGTTCCGCTCTGCGCGAAGCCCTGACCGTAAACAACAATTCATAATCCTCCCCGTCATTGACAGCCTGATCCACGGTGCAACCGCGCGTGACCGGCAGGGTGGCGGGGTCCAGCGAGAAAGAAACGCCCGAGGATTTTGCCAGGCGGGGCAGGTCTTTACCGAGGCCGTCGCTCAAGTCCATCATGGCCGTGGCAAATCCGGACCGGGCCAGCCATTGCCCCTCGGCCAGGCGCGGAGTAAACGTCATGTGTTTCCCGCACGCCGATCCGCCCAACAACCCGGTGATGAAAATAAAATCGCCGGGCTTTGCGCTCGAACGCAGAACGGCCTGCGCCTTGCCAACGCGGCCGATGCCTGCCACGTTGAACCAGAGCTCGCCGCTGCGCGTGGTTTCGCCTCCGGCCAGGCTGACGCCATATTTGCGCGCCGCGCCCGCCATCCCGGCATAACATTTTCGCACAAAATCCGGCGACAAAGAGTCCGGCAGTCCAACCGTCACAAGCACCGTAAGCGGCGTGGCCCCCATGGCGGCAAAATCGCTCAAAACACGGTTGACGGCCTTGGCTCCGATGAGCCTGGGCGCAACATCCAATTTAAAATGCGCATCCTGCACCACAGCATCGGTTTTCAGGACAATGAATTCCTTCTTGCCGACGGGGCAAAGCAGTGCGCAGTCGTCGCCGGGTCCGGCGGCCAAATGCCGCCTTCCCGGCCAATTCCGGATCCAGCGGGAAATGATCTGGTCTTCAGACTGCCGTCGGGGTGACATATTTGTACAGGATCAAAGCCATGCAGGTGCTGGTGTTAAAAACAGCATGCAGTACAATGCTATAGCTGAGTTTGCCGCTGGTTTCATAGACAAAAACAAGGGCGAATCCCAGCAACAGAAGCGGCGCAAAAACGGGCGGATATTGATGAACTGACGCCCAAACGAACGATGAAAGAAGCATGGACCATCCCGCGCCCAGATGATTCTTTAGAAACGGATAAAAGACACCCCGGAACA
Encoded proteins:
- the tsaE gene encoding tRNA (adenosine(37)-N6)-threonylcarbamoyltransferase complex ATPase subunit type 1 TsaE, with the translated sequence MQANVTQEPFISRSADDTKRHAGQFSKNCRAGMVIRLHGDLGAGKTTWIQGLAAGLGAADAVTSPTFSLLHEYRSSRIPLFHWDLYRLDSKTDWQVLDLPDQLPGPGITVVEWPERYPDCWPETVCWDIEIHLLNETDRSIAIREPSV
- a CDS encoding thiamine-phosphate kinase — its product is MSPRRQSEDQIISRWIRNWPGRRHLAAGPGDDCALLCPVGKKEFIVLKTDAVVQDAHFKLDVAPRLIGAKAVNRVLSDFAAMGATPLTVLVTVGLPDSLSPDFVRKCYAGMAGAARKYGVSLAGGETTRSGELWFNVAGIGRVGKAQAVLRSSAKPGDFIFITGLLGGSACGKHMTFTPRLAEGQWLARSGFATAMMDLSDGLGKDLPRLAKSSGVSFSLDPATLPVTRGCTVDQAVNDGEDYELLFTVRASRRAELQKKWPFRARLTCIGRIEKPSRKYNTGGLKFSGFDLFLTRMPKKHETCRLT